TTTTTTTCCAGCAGATCATCACGACTCATCCCCGGCTTACGGGCGAGCCCCGCAGTAATGATGACCACATCGGAATCTTTGGTATCCTCATAGTTGTTCGTCCCGATGATCCGGGAGTCAAACCCTTCAACTGGTGAGGCTTCGAACAGGTCAAGACCCTTTCCCTGTGGCACACCATCAATAATATCGATAAGCACCACATCGCCCAATTCCTTGGCTGCCGCCCAATGGGCACAGGTAGCCCCCACATTGCCGGCACCGACAACAGTAATTTTATTGCGTCCCATGATCTCCCCCTTTAGGTTTTCCCATTTGCATCATCGTCCACTAAACCATAAAAAGCCTGAAAACCTGAATACAGTACACAATGTGCCGGGAAAAATCAAGGAGTTTCACCGGCTTTTTACCACACCCGCAATAAAAAGAACCGCACATCCATTGGCCCAATGACGGCAACAATATCGACAGGAAAAAACAGAAAAAACCGGGCAGGAGTAAACTTAAAGGGCTAAAAAAGGGTGGCCAGACGCTCGTTGGCCCGCCGTAGCCGGAGGCTGAGGAGGTGGGCAATGCCGTTCAACAGTTTGGTCCCGACCCGGGGAGCGGCGGCCAGCAACCGATCATAAGAATTGCGGCTGAAAACCAGTAGTTCCGTATCTTCCATAACCTTGACAGTGACGGAACGTTTGCTGCCATCAACAAAGGCCATTTCGCCGACCACGGAGCCGGCATGGAAACGGGCCAGGATGACCGGCTTACCAAGAAATGCCGACTGCTTCAAGGCCTCCATACGGCCACTGACAATATAGACCAAAAAGTCTCCCTCTTCCCCCTCCTGGTAAAGAATACTGCCAGCCGGATAACGGACCGGCTCAAGATACTGGGAAAAAACCTCCCATTCCCCGGGCTCCATAAAGCGGAAGATGGTGATTTTCGGGCAGGTTGTCTTGAGATCGATGGTCGTCAATGGCTCGGGGGTCATCCTAACTGCTGCCCTTTCGCTTGGTCACGATCAGCCTGATTCTCGGCAATTTTATTGCGAATCCGGTCCAGCAGCTCAGGAAATTTCCCCTTCTGGAGGATAGAACTGAATTGGCTCCGGTAATTGCTCACCAGGCTGACCTCCTCAATGATGACATCATAGACCAGCCATATCCCTCCACGGTTGACCATCTTGTAGTCCAAGGGGATTTCAGTCCCTTTGCTGACAATAACCGTCTTCACCAGGGCCTTGTTCTCCAAAAGTTTTTCATCGTCATAACGAACGACTTCATCATTGTAGGTTTCAATCTTGCCGATGTAGGTGCTTTTCAGCAGGTCGGTAAACAGGGTGATGAACTCCTGTTTCTCCTTTTCACTGATCGTCCGCCAGTACCTCCCCAGGCAAAGCTGGGAGGTATA
This is a stretch of genomic DNA from Candidatus Anaeroferrophillus wilburensis. It encodes these proteins:
- a CDS encoding cyclic nucleotide-binding domain-containing protein, which encodes MTPEPLTTIDLKTTCPKITIFRFMEPGEWEVFSQYLEPVRYPAGSILYQEGEEGDFLVYIVSGRMEALKQSAFLGKPVILARFHAGSVVGEMAFVDGSKRSVTVKVMEDTELLVFSRNSYDRLLAAAPRVGTKLLNGIAHLLSLRLRRANERLATLF
- a CDS encoding ABC transporter substrate-binding protein, with the protein product MTNRSLKVKQLVACGLAAVLILFAAIAGATDQSSPQAQLKAAIDSLVEVLKDESLKGEGQKPLLEEKITKLFKQQFDMAYTSQLCLGRYWRTISEKEKQEFITLFTDLLKSTYIGKIETYNDEVVRYDDEKLLENKALVKTVIVSKGTEIPLDYKMVNRGGIWLVYDVIIEEVSLVSNYRSQFSSILQKGKFPELLDRIRNKIAENQADRDQAKGQQLG